In a genomic window of Candidatus Tumulicola sp.:
- a CDS encoding amidohydrolase: protein MRPLGAANDACVLHHDHDAQCSGCATILPLLAANAPATVLSKPERQPSIDVLAELDGADTTVYVARKIVTMEPGDAATAVAVRDSRIAAVGTLESVTQDLEIGTFVVDRRYQGDVIVPGLIEQHVHPLLGALSFACTIIAIEDWDVPERFSAAANDNAEYVARLSEAIDEMAAMPPDETLFTWGYHQYFHGQVRRAHLDALSPERPVVVWHRSCHELILNSAAIAKYGITGDALSGKGLASEQADLVQGHFYENGLKLVLAPVGKDLLSPARIEAGVRRFTQYVRSKGITTICEPGTQLTRPIQAFWEKSLGGDVGFRTYLIPDGRGLYEQHKSDLGGLIPATESHLAWGSGNVSWLPKQIKLFCDGAIFSLLMQVKQPYLDGHEGEWILAPVDYAAAFTAYWNAGYHIHTHVNGDAGLQVVIDTLAAAQQANPREDHRFTVVHFAVSQDEQVRRLRELGAIVSANPYYPCALADKYSQMGLGPERANSMARLGTAVRENVSISLHSDMPMAPADPLFLMWCAVNRITPSGRTADPDQRITAEQALRAVTIDAAYSIERENDVGSIKAGKIADLTVLSDDPLGVDPRELRNLRVVGTIFAGRRVAFDSSSSEPGAAAALHAGGTTVAKDVLHSPTG, encoded by the coding sequence GTGCGCCCACTCGGTGCTGCCAACGACGCGTGCGTGCTGCACCACGATCACGACGCGCAGTGTTCCGGATGCGCGACCATCCTTCCACTATTAGCGGCCAACGCGCCGGCCACCGTTCTTTCAAAGCCGGAACGGCAACCGTCCATCGACGTGCTCGCAGAGCTCGACGGCGCCGATACGACTGTCTACGTCGCGCGCAAAATCGTCACGATGGAGCCGGGCGATGCGGCAACCGCGGTTGCGGTTCGCGACTCGCGTATCGCGGCCGTCGGCACGCTCGAATCGGTTACGCAAGACCTTGAAATAGGAACGTTCGTCGTCGACCGGCGCTACCAAGGCGACGTGATCGTTCCGGGACTAATCGAGCAGCACGTACATCCGCTGTTGGGTGCGCTATCGTTTGCCTGCACGATTATCGCGATCGAGGATTGGGACGTCCCCGAACGCTTCTCTGCGGCCGCCAACGATAACGCCGAATACGTCGCTCGTCTCTCCGAAGCGATCGATGAAATGGCGGCGATGCCGCCCGACGAGACGCTCTTTACGTGGGGCTACCACCAATATTTTCACGGCCAAGTACGACGTGCGCACTTGGATGCGCTCAGCCCAGAGCGGCCGGTTGTCGTTTGGCACCGATCCTGCCACGAGCTCATTCTCAACAGCGCTGCCATTGCCAAATACGGCATCACCGGCGATGCGTTATCGGGTAAGGGCTTAGCGAGCGAACAGGCAGACCTGGTGCAAGGACATTTCTACGAAAACGGTTTGAAGCTCGTACTCGCGCCGGTGGGTAAAGATCTGTTGTCGCCGGCTCGTATCGAGGCCGGGGTGCGGCGCTTCACGCAATACGTTCGCTCGAAGGGAATCACGACTATTTGCGAGCCGGGCACGCAATTAACGCGACCGATCCAAGCATTTTGGGAGAAGAGTCTGGGCGGCGATGTCGGTTTCCGAACGTATCTCATTCCAGACGGTCGCGGATTGTACGAACAGCACAAGTCCGATCTCGGAGGGCTCATTCCCGCAACCGAATCGCACCTCGCCTGGGGAAGCGGCAACGTTTCGTGGCTGCCGAAACAAATCAAATTGTTTTGCGATGGAGCGATATTCTCGCTGCTCATGCAAGTGAAGCAGCCCTACCTCGATGGGCACGAAGGCGAGTGGATCCTCGCACCGGTCGATTACGCGGCCGCCTTTACGGCGTATTGGAATGCGGGCTATCACATCCATACGCATGTGAACGGCGATGCCGGCCTGCAGGTCGTTATCGACACGCTGGCTGCGGCGCAGCAGGCTAATCCTCGGGAAGATCACCGATTTACGGTGGTGCATTTCGCCGTCTCGCAGGACGAACAAGTGCGCCGGCTGAGAGAGCTTGGAGCGATCGTCAGCGCCAACCCGTATTATCCGTGCGCGTTGGCCGACAAGTATTCGCAAATGGGTCTTGGCCCCGAACGCGCTAATAGCATGGCACGCCTTGGCACGGCCGTGCGCGAAAACGTGAGCATCTCGCTGCATTCGGATATGCCGATGGCGCCCGCCGACCCGCTCTTTTTAATGTGGTGCGCGGTCAATCGCATCACGCCGTCCGGACGCACGGCCGATCCGGATCAGCGCATCACTGCCGAGCAGGCATTACGCGCCGTCACAATCGACGCCGCGTATTCGATCGAACGAGAGAATGACGTCGGCAGCATCAAGGCCGGAAAAATCGCCGATCTCACGGTGTTGAGCGACGATCCGCTCGGCGTCGATCCTCGCGAACTCCGCAACCTGCGCGTCGTCGGAACGATCTTTGCCGGCCGTCGCGTTGCATTCGATTCTTCAAGTTCCGAGCCGGGTGCCGCCGCAGCGTTGCATGCCGGCGGAACGACGGTCGCAAAAGACGTTTTGCATTCGCCCACCGGGTAG